The DNA window GTACGTCTCAAGACACAGTATAGCTTTTATTTTAACCATTTTTTGATGTCGTACAtcgtttacaatttataaGTACTTATATAGGTGGACCGAATCAGATAAAAGGTTGATTTCTtccttaaaataaaaaaaactctTAAGTGGATTTAATAAACACCTGTGCACAGTTTCATGAAAATCGGTGTGTATCAATCACCGACGTTCCcttatcaaaaaatataagatataaaaagataaaatagcATCCATCCGAGgagttacattattattatatctaaacCTTTCAAAACTCATAATCATAGATCGTAGTTCCATACAAAATGATActatagattttataatattttctcatttcgcTATGATAAAGATATCATCCTTATCTAATAAAAGGAATATATCGCTAATTTTTAGAATGagtgtaatatatatgtactacataatatctttctctgaataattttgatattgttataatttacttCATGCTGTTATAATTATCGGAGactaatataatgatataattagaTGTAATATTATCaagtatatagaaattttatatcacaGCTTTGAAGTAATTAATATGTTGTAGGTATAGTATGTGTATAATCAGCaataaattaaacttcttGGTAATTAGTacttcgttttttatttcaaatattaggTATTAAAAATgcttttgttaataatttattatatattattttgttatactattttatcttatatttattacatttcattataaatatagaataacgatacatacatacatataacacataaatgataaaatatacaaaaatttaatttaatagaaaaacgGGGTCCGATATTATTACTAATTGTTAAGTTTttgctaattattattaatgttgaacttaatttattattgtcaCAACGTCAAATTAAGATTTGTTAAAGATCTAATTCTTCCTGGGTAATCTTTGTTCGTAGACTTTGTCAGGTAATAGAACCCATTAATGAAACGTTTTATCGCCGACACATCGAATTCAGACGATGGTACGTAACACATTGAAATTCTATGTGCAAGCTGGACAGAGAACGATGACGCAAAGTTAGAAAgagatgataaaataaaaaaggaacgacACATTCTTGCACGAACGGGTATCAAAAGGTGCAGACACAGTCTTTAAAATCAGTCTGATGCAGTCACTTTACTCCTGAATTCTTgttaaatctttttcattagaaaattgtGATATTTACTTCAATCCATTTTTTACATCATTGTATAAGTGCAATGTACACATGGTTGCAGAAGTGTATTCCATATATGACAAAAAAGAagctatattatattaaattttactctgttaattttgcaaaatgtaaCATCAAAACGACTGATCATCAACCAAAAGCTTTCAATGATATTCCTGGACCAAAATCTTTACCAGTTATTGGAACACTTTACAAATATCTACCATTTATAGGTAAGAAAATCAAactcaatttaaaaattactatacATCTTAATTATGTACATCTCAACATCAGTAATTCAAACAAATAGAAACACCTTGACATagtatttatgatataattataaaagtaaattatacgtatttactATGCATACTACTATATCTGATTATAATCTTTGTgtgaatgaattttttattacattaaataaatatgtatttgtatattttcaagtatGATACATagtacttttaaaaaaattagaaaaagcgatctcttttatataaaaatttctttttcgcgactgtttaatattacaacctgattatattaatactgttttatttaaatttgttaatatttaacagGTGAATatagttttacaaatttatatgaaagcggaaaaagaaaattggaacAGTTTGGGCCGCTAGTACGCGAAGAaatagtacctaatgtaaATATCGTATTGGTTTATAGGCCGGAAGATATAGCAGAAATTTTCAAAGCGGAATCAGGTTTGCATCCAGAAAGGAGAAGTCATTTAGcacttttgaaatatcgaaaagatCGCACTGATGTATACAACACTGGAGGTTTATTACCCACGTAATacacatatttttacgatttacaacaatttactataatttttgtacaaactTTATATAGCTTTATAGCTAACTTTATATACCTGATGTTAGACTATAAATGTTCCAATTAATatcaagtaaaattattatagtaatttatattgttaattagttatattatttaattactagTAAGTTAATAACAAACACAGGAGCATTAAATGCTTTTCTATTTGATGTTAGACCAACAAATAGTAATTCAAatcaaaatgtaaattcataaCATATTGTTTTgcaagatttttattatatacttatatgtacatatattttcttaatcttttcgtaacaaaatattgtacatacaatctttatttttttttaaacataaaatactgtatagattacttttttaaacaattttatattttactacacgtctatctttttttttttgtaattaaaagaaacatgtacatatgtatgttatTAAAAGGCATACATAACcttttataatgttttactgttgccttttaaaaatatgtatatctaatTAGAATATCTATATCAGATATGAAAGAGATAAACGTCTATATGTACTAAGTATGTAAAATCTATATGTGTATTTAATGATTcagcatatttttatatatagtgcatatacatatgtagtacataggtattttgttaaaatattgcaCTATAGTCAAATTTTTGGATatcaaatattgaatataattctAACCGAATTGGATtgattaaaacgtaataaatacACGTTATAAAAAGTTACATTAGAAAAGCACTTGCCAATTCTTACAGatgttgttattatattaagttTTTAGTAATCTAATTTTAGTGTAAAACcctataaaaaatttgtaattttcggATATAgcattcataatttttttaaatgtttaaatagaaACGAGTTAAATTATGAAGAAATTAATCTAGTAAAATTTTGTGCACTTGACTACTTGACTCCTTGACTACTTATTGTTAAAAActagtttttataaatatctttatatagtACATAGTTTAGATAGATATTGAAGAAATAGATATTGAGCATAGTATTAATATGATGcgtatacaattttctattgaatTCATTTACtctaatatagtattacaaattTCAGAAATGGAACAGAATGGTGGAGATTACGAAAAGAGTTCCAAAAAGTTTCTAGTAAACCTCAAGACGtgatcaattatttaaaagaaacagatGATGTCATTCaagaatttattgaattatgtgtTAATGAGGAGTTTGATGACTTCTTACCTCTTTTATCACGCTTATTCCTTGAATGTAATATGATCTCACATATCTCTTAATGTACATAGAACTgaagtttcttttttgcaattacattctttttcctAAATTTGAACTATGTTATACTTAAATTTAATGATTGGTGTCATTTCTTAATAGACAAACAAACACACatactattaataaatttatatacatataaataaaaagatgtacTATTAATGTCTAAtaatcttttctatatttgatTTTAGTGACATGTCTGGTTGTTTTTGATGTAAGATTGAATAGTTTctcaaaagaagaaagatgtgAAAATTCTACAAGTTCAAAATTAATCAAGGCTGCCTTTACAACAAATAGCGTAATGTTAAAGTTGGATAATGGATTGCAATTATGGCGTTTTTTTGAAACCCCATTGTACCGAAAATTACGTAAAGCACAAGCATACATGGAAATGtaagcaataatttttaatcttacacgggattattatttattgtttatgaTTACTAGATTATTTCTCATTATACAAAGTCTTCAAAATCATGAATTTATTGAAGTTACTCATagataatttgtataatttattatcattatattgtAAGTTCTACAATAAGAAAAGCACAAAAGGTTTTTATAtgcttaaaataattattaacgcCACGTTAACAATATTTGTcataattaaacagaaatgtGTGTGTATTAATATGGTTTTGTATCAATCAGCTTAACTCAATGAAAGCTCAAGcaatctaaatatttcattctgtaCATTATAATTAGCTTATTTTTAAATGCTATACCTTATATGTTATGTCTTTTTAATGTATTAGGGTTGCATTAGAATTGGTATCTCAGAAAAAACAGAGCACGAAAACTGGACATAACAAATCATTCTTAAATGCCTATTTAGAAAATCCTGCTCTGGATATTAAGGATATTGTAGGCATGGCTTGTGACATGTTACTTGCTGGTATAGatactgtaaatattataatacatatcattattacaatattagtgttatatttatgcatgtgcatgtttattattaatttaagaaatacgaataatatttagatatttgtaaatacataattactgtattaattgaatatataaataggaaatttGGATCTTTATTTACAtgtgtaaaatttgtttattttatagaaaacaaatacattattatatatatacattttatagtGAACAAGTAAATATCTACATGATGACATCatttaatatgatattaagtctgaaaataattaatgttcattatgttatgttatatgtttttatataaagcaTAATGTTTAGGAACATTATGGGTATAAATACTACTATtagaaacattatatatatatagatactattatatttttaaaatagatacaTGTCTTATTAAAAGcttatgatataacttatattattttataatatgctATACATTTTTAAGCTTAAacacaatataaaaatttaattgaatttgacTAAAATCCGTATCcttttattaacattactaATTTAATAGTGTAGGCTAacgattataaaaaaagaggaattaaatatataaattttctgtatCCCTAGACTACTTACAGTACTGCTTTTGCTTTGTATCACCTGGCAAGACACCAAGATATTcaagaaaaattgagaattgAAGCCACACAGTTTATAGCTGATCATAGTCAACCAATAACAGCAGGTGTGTTGCGAAATGCTTTGTATACCAAAGCTGTCATTAAGGAAAGCTTGCGATTAAATCCAATTTCTATAGGAATAGGTCGCATATTGCAAAATGACATTGTTCTTAATGGTTATCAAGTACCTAAAAGGGTAAGTTATAAATCttaacaaaatgtaaattagTTGATGTGCTATAAGTTTCAATAGAATTCACTTTCAATGGATAACAgcttcattttattaatacttttaataatgttttgttatattaGGAAAGCtatatgtaacatattttctttttggaAGTGTGTGTGCTAGTGATGGCACAACTGAACATTCATCGCTAACGTTAGAAATAAGCAGATCTGCTCAGTGGGTGTTGTCACGTGGTCGCTTCAAGTAGCTTGTGTCGGCTCCCGATTGCGCGTGTAGGTTCGTGGTGCGTTTTTTATAATTCACCTCGGATTTGCACGCCTGCACGGTTGAGTCTTTCACGTCGCTCCTCGAactacatattttctttttatgtaaatacccaaagtaaaaatatgttctcctcattcgtttcttttagaCTGTTGTTGTAACACAAAACCAAGTCACTTGTCGTCTTCCTGAATACTTTAACAAACCAGACTTGTTTATACCAGAAAGATGGCTACGTGAACATTCAGAAAgtagcaataaaataaattgtggAAAATCAGTACATCCATATGTATTGTTACCTTTTGGTCATGGTCCTAGATCTTGTATTGCTAGACGATTTGCAGAGCAAAATATGCAAGTATTGTTATTAAGGgtaagtttttaatatttgatagaatATTGATTTTCAGACATTTTTATGCCtacacaaaaaataatatatagtttttaaCAGTAATATTCAAGTTTAATATCTTGTTTATAATTCTTCCGTTTTCttgctattaattaaatattatacaatattatcttGTGTTGTGATTGGTGCTATCCTTacatttcttgaaatttttttatttcacgaccgattatattttcttctagcTTTGTTCACCTATACTGATTAGAACTTCATAATGTGTTCTCAAAAATGagattaacttttattttgttagcCCTTtctaaaaaggaattttttggTACTATatgttgtataatttttttggtacgattaaaatatatgcaattgttttatatataaagtaatataatctTCTTATTTTGTACAGATGTGTCAACGACTCAAGATTTTTTGGCATGGGGGTGAACTTGGAACGATATCTTTATTAATCAACAAACCAGATGCcccattaaaatttaaatttcatgagGTCTTAAAAACCAATTCTACTTGTTTTCAAAAGAACGAAATAGTATAAgcaaggaaatattatttttaatgagaaaatatgtataaaagtaaagaaagtacaatattaaataagaaacaaattacaatttattatatacttaataattgaaaattaattattatattataattagcagtacaatattgtaatattcttatattttagaaCAAATAAGAATAGtgtacataataaatttaattataagtCATATATTTAGGAGTTGCAGAAAACTTAGCATAAGATTTAATCACTTTGTTTACAGCTTCTAAGAAGTCCTTCTCTGTAGCTACCTTCCGACGTGCACGAATTGCGAACATACCAGCTTCTGTACATACAGATCGAATCTCAGCTCCAGTACTATTAGGACATAAACGTGCAAGCAGTTCAAATCTGATATCTCTTTCAACACTCATTGAACGCgcatgaattttaaaaatatgtgttCGTCCTTCCAAGTCTGGTAATCCAAATTCTACTTTTCTATCTAAACGTCCTGGTCTCATCAATGCTGGATCTAATGTATCTGGTCTATTTGTTGCCATTAAAACTTTAATGTTACCTCGTGGGTCAAagctaaaatatttaaaatcatataaatatcatcATTACCTGTTATATATTacctattattaattattgaaaataattgattgaaatgataataatattgaaagtaataaaacatatGTTTTACCCATCTAATTGATTAATCAATTCTAGCATAGTACGTTGTACTTCATTATCACCACCAGCTCCATCATCAAACCGAGCTCCTCCAATAGCatcaatttcatcaaaaaatattaaacatgcTTTTTTACTACGTGccatttcaaataattctcttACCATACGAGCACCCTGTTAGATATAACagttatatataatgtaattacatgtacaatataatacaataataacaacaacaacaatattGATAATACCAATAtagtatgatataatattgGTTTGAGTAATATgttcattcatttttcattaatatatcatattaaaagACATCacacaaatttatttaaagaatataaaaagacaTGTATTTGAGCTTTTTTTGAAagatatattcatatttatagagaaatagagtgaataaattatttcttgattaatattatacaaaagtaCTAAAATGTTCATGTGTCTTTTAAGAATACACAAATGAACTTATTACTcaatctaatataataataataatttaatattattatgtttacttcagaaaatagaatattcttattattcttattacgTAGTTATAAACTgaatataattagaaactgaatttcatttataaaaaaatatcatatgtAGTCAGTGTAAGAAGTATTTGTgcagaatttaatttcgacaaaaatattatagataataCTATAGattcaaaaaaataattttcaccaAAGTGCAGAAAAAATGGGTTTAAAGACAATTTCATTCTGATGCAAGCATCATAAAAATGTTGGGATCATAATGATCGAAAACACAACGTTAATAATATGCGAGCAGAGTCTTATATAATGTTCAGAAACACTTTAAAAGACCTCCACAATCTccagatataaatattattaaaatacatacattggATTACCtgaaaggaaaaatacgaattcACCATGTTGTATGAATTCATTCATTCATCATGTATcacgaaataatttaaaggGGGCATTTTTGGAAGAATGGGATAATATTTTTGGTTATTTAGTAGACTACTtattaattagataaattCAACGCCGTGACAGCTTCaagctataataaaatcaaaaggGAATGACattaagtattaaaataattaaattttgtgaCTTAGTACCCTTTAGACATTAAATCttactatatttttccattaaactGTAACTGTatcacatttttttaaatggaaattattttgaagaCTTCcaagaatatgtatatatttgttatgtattaaaatttgttttgctgaaattaattactgtacaaattctttttacacTGACTGTATGTatactttacaaatttaataattttttacagatTTCAACAACATAAATTTCTATCTCTAATAACTCAAAAAATTAACAGatctagaaatataataaatcttattGTTTATTAAGCATATGAATCAAACCTTGCACCAGTAACTGTATTGTTTTTGAGATTTTCAACTTTTTGATTTGATTTGatgaatcaaaattttaatatagttttatgtatattataaaatcaattgtATTTGCAATGTACGTTgactaaatatgtatatagtatcaattatattaaaaaagttgttaaatttgatttgaaaatcttattttagggatattttagacatttttatcacaaaaatataagTGATTTTACAGACAATGTATCAAAAACTGTTATCAAGTTATTCTAGAGAATTTAGACATCTCTGAGCACGTACATTTGTGTACAAAAATTGACTTTTAAGcacgtttttaaaatacttattaCATCAGGGGATTCATAACTTAAAAGCTAAGGTATACAGGAGATATATGCATATGACgtttttaacttattttaatGTGTAGAGTAATTGACAGAATATCAACATGCATTTATGAATTACATTGTATATTCACCATTAACAAGTTATAAATACTTAAGCTAtcagaaatatcaaaagtctgattaacaaaataacaaaaagaatgATTTAAGTATCATTAGTTTGCAAATCTACATTATATTTgcttaaaaatgattttttgttTACTCCTGCATACTTTATTTCTTAGTTAAGCATTGCTTAATAATTCCAAGTCAAGACATATGTTATACTTACTTCGCCAACATATTTTTGAACTAATTCTGAACCAATGACACGAATAAAACAGGCATCTGTCCTATTAGCTACAGCTCTAGCACATAAAGTTTTGCCTGTACCTGGTGGACCAAATAACAATACTCCTTTAGGTGGCTCAATTCCCAGATTAACAAACTTTTCTGGctgtaataaacaaattatttttttctaattaccttgtacaaaaaaaaaaataatttaatgattataaaatactaaCATGTAATAAAGGTGTTTCAACTACTTctctcaatttttcaatttgttcttTGCAACCACCAACATCGCTATATGTGACGTCAGGTTTTTCTTCAACTTGCATCATTGTTACAGTTGGATCAATTTTTGGTGGAAGTGGAAtatgaatttgatatttattacgatCCACTCCCACTCGCATTCCTTCTTCGATGTCAGTAGGAGCAACTGAATCTGCTAGATCAACTACAAACTTTGCAAActgttttacatttataatgtatttagGATCGTCTGAGtttgcattaattattttagtgCAGCGTGCAACTTGCAATGGTTGTTCATTTTGTAAAGTTTGTTTATCTGCAGCTAAATCCCACAAAGCAGGCGGTGCAAGACCCGTATCAGACTCTTTGATTCCAGTCAATTCGTTAACtcgtttaattattgtttgtaTATCTTCTTCAACTGCTTTAATACTTTTA is part of the Bombus pyrosoma isolate SC7728 linkage group LG13, ASM1482585v1, whole genome shotgun sequence genome and encodes:
- the LOC122574483 gene encoding 26S proteasome regulatory subunit 7, whose protein sequence is MPDHLGEDMRKVKSEEGKEEKEIKSLDEGDIALLKTYGQGQYTKSIKAVEEDIQTIIKRVNELTGIKESDTGLAPPALWDLAADKQTLQNEQPLQVARCTKIINANSDDPKYIINVKQFAKFVVDLADSVAPTDIEEGMRVGVDRNKYQIHIPLPPKIDPTVTMMQVEEKPDVTYSDVGGCKEQIEKLREVVETPLLHPEKFVNLGIEPPKGVLLFGPPGTGKTLCARAVANRTDACFIRVIGSELVQKYVGEGARMVRELFEMARSKKACLIFFDEIDAIGGARFDDGAGGDNEVQRTMLELINQLDGFDPRGNIKVLMATNRPDTLDPALMRPGRLDRKVEFGLPDLEGRTHIFKIHARSMSVERDIRFELLARLCPNSTGAEIRSVCTEAGMFAIRARRKVATEKDFLEAVNKVIKSYAKFSATPKYMTYN
- the LOC122574482 gene encoding cytochrome P450 302a1, mitochondrial isoform X1, which translates into the protein MYTWLQKCIPYMTKKKLYYIKFYSVNFAKCNIKTTDHQPKAFNDIPGPKSLPVIGTLYKYLPFIGEYSFTNLYESGKRKLEQFGPLVREEIVPNVNIVLVYRPEDIAEIFKAESGLHPERRSHLALLKYRKDRTDVYNTGGLLPTNGTEWWRLRKEFQKVSSKPQDVINYLKETDDVIQEFIELCVNEEFDDFLPLLSRLFLELTCLVVFDVRLNSFSKEERCENSTSSKLIKAAFTTNSVMLKLDNGLQLWRFFETPLYRKLRKAQAYMEMVALELVSQKKQSTKTGHNKSFLNAYLENPALDIKDIVGMACDMLLAGIDTTTYSTAFALYHLARHQDIQEKLRIEATQFIADHSQPITAGVLRNALYTKAVIKESLRLNPISIGIGRILQNDIVLNGYQVPKRTVVVTQNQVTCRLPEYFNKPDLFIPERWLREHSESSNKINCGKSVHPYVLLPFGHGPRSCIARRFAEQNMQVLLLRMCQRLKIFWHGGELGTISLLINKPDAPLKFKFHEVLKTNSTCFQKNEIV
- the LOC122574482 gene encoding cytochrome P450 302a1, mitochondrial isoform X2; translation: MYTWLQKCIPYMTKKKLYYIKFYSVNFAKCNIKTTDHQPKAFNDIPGPKSLPVIGTLYKYLPFIGEYSFTNLYESGKRKLEQFGPLVREEIVPNVNIVLVYRPEDIAEIFKAESGLHPERRSHLALLKYRKDRTDVYNTGGLLPTNGTEWWRLRKEFQKVSSKPQDVINYLKETDDVIQEFIELCVNEEFDDFLPLLSRLFLELTCLVVFDVRLNSFSKEERCENSTSSKLIKAAFTTNSVMLKLDNGLQLWRFFETPLYRKLRKAQAYMEMVALELVSQKKQSTKTGHNKSFLNAYLENPALDIKDIVGMACDMLLAGIDTTTYSTAFALYHLARHQDIQEKLRIEATQFIADHSQPITAGVLRNALYTKAVIKESLRLNPISIGIGRILQNDIVLNGYQVPKRTVVVTQNQVTCRLPEYFNKPDLFIPERWLREHSESSNKINCGKSVHPYVLLPFGHGPRSCIARRFAEQNMQVLLLRMCQRLKIFWHGGELGTISLLINKPDAPLKFKFHELLRSPSL